The following proteins come from a genomic window of Lolium rigidum isolate FL_2022 chromosome 5, APGP_CSIRO_Lrig_0.1, whole genome shotgun sequence:
- the LOC124651428 gene encoding trithorax group protein osa-like, whose translation MGFDNECILNIQSLPGEYFCPVCRTLIYPNEAVQTQCTHLYCKPCLTYVAATTQACPYDGYLVTEADSKPLVDINKSLAETIGKVAVHCLYNKSGCQWQGNLSESITHGTACAYGNSPVVCNRCGTQIVHRQVQEHAQLCPGVQPQTQQADSSLTQSSAAITQAVTQDPSAVSSVAPAAVPSATTAGAVTAPAVATSSAGATTASTMAAASFAGAPATSQGQAVAPQTQTAEQYQQQLQYEQYYQQHYPGYNPYTQQYQQYGQYQQYTQPQTQVAMQNVAQVPAQPAPYAQPQFLQPSQPQHMVPNQSQNQSHHPQVQAPVVQPQPQQNPPLNPAPQNPQMHPQVDAQPIAHTQVGTQPFAMPTTQAIASQVQPHVQPHPPQHLQAVTQHQHSQMQFLPQQQHLQSQIQHQHPQVQQQSYPQPQVYHQPHPVAQPHPVAQPQNPPVHAAAGHQSYSQPQPTNQMPHGAPLQRPAHASHQQLVGPQHAALVHPPQGQFPLQGQQPAMQAPQGAQHASQHQQHVGYHVQRPPMHPSIPSQAPPQGFPANTSVPSQTGHLYQQGMYSSQQHMHSQSFQPHGPPFIQQQHVPTSTSRSMSNAATPHQFQESGKSENASNATGNTEVGDSTNGGGEFSGIKPESLGDKNVNGEQNDFASTRKNVAQTGITLGGADGSDKGKGKDELVGQNSNSQPEASHVSNDLEKGGSLQHVSHKDLGALGSYVPPGMGRQRLSGPDARPPHHMLTQGQMNQMRPPSHSFSENIRPPMQQHPFGLYQSEMAPRMLAPNLPLPAPIRSDDGMIRPPMGGGPLPGHHDTTMPPFAPENVGRPHPAGMTKGNGVGGGSLGNSRAFHEEGFNSSREHFRSLAPSYPGRYNVDPKDIEENMKQFPGPTHLDGEGFQRGPRPFDGFDSLPGRPPFPNKPGPYPTGFPEDLSRKPHSVVGHPDFVSPGAEYGLHRIDGMPRNPGPFLQGMPAGPGGLRKDQLGPGNLPGNIHHDFGNPGFPPTHFHPGDTFLPRNLHGAEPLGHGQLHGIEPSGHRFHGHVHPDDPNLDDYPRHGFPQESVRFSSGGFFSNGDVGLCRICMFNCGSAEDLGLHVHTREHQQHAMDIVLKMKHDVAKRQKMIPGGPKSLNKKVAVKGNFRGNRR comes from the exons ATGGGGTTCGATAATGAATGTATTCTGAATATTCAATCTCTTCCTGGTGAATATTTTTGCCCTGTTTGCCGGACACTCATATACCCCAACGAGGCTGTACAAACTCAGTGCACACATCTCTACTGCAAACCTTGCTTGACTTATGTAGCAGCAACAACGCAAGCCTGCCCTTATGATGGCTACTTGGTGACAGAAGCCGATTCCAAG CCTCTGGTGGATATAAATAAATCGCTTGCCGAGACAATTGGTAAAGTTGCAGTACACTGTCTCTATAACAAGAGTGGTTGCCAATGGCAAGGAAATCTGTCTGAATCCATCACACATGGTACTGCTTGCGCCTATGGGAACTCCCCTGTTGTTTGTAACCGCTGTGGTACTCAGATTGTACATCGTCAAGTGCAAGAGCATGCTCAGCTTTGCCCT GGCGTGCAACCCCAAACACAACAGGCTGACAGTAGTCTGACACAGTCATCAGCTGCAATAACCCAGGCAGTCACCCAAGATCCTTCTGCAGTTTCCTCAGTGGCACCTGCAGCAGTTCCATCTGCAACTACAGCTGGAGCTGTAACAGCTCCTGCAGTGGCGACTAGTTCAGCTGGTGCGACCACAGCAAGCACGATGGCTGCGGCCTCTTTCGCAGGGGCACCTGCTACTAGTCAAGGTCAAGCTGTTGCTCCCCAAACTCAAACAGCTGAGCAGTACCAGCAGCAGCTCCAGTACGAACAGTATTACCAGCAACATTACCCTGGCTACAACCCCTACACTCAGCAGTATCAACAGTATGGCCAATACCAGCAGTACACACAACCTCAAACGCAAGTGGCAATGCAAAATGTTGCTCAAGTTCCTGCACAACCTGCTCCATACGCTCAGCCCCAATTCTTGCAGCCCTCACAGCCCCAACACATGGTGCCAAACCAGTCCCAGAATCAGTCTCATCATCCTCAAGTCCAAGCACCAGTTGTTCAGCCGCAGCCTCAGCAGAATCCACCATTGAATCCAGCACCTCAAAATCCACAGATGCACCCACAAGTTGATGCACAGCCTATAGCCCATACTCAAGTTGGTACTCAACCATTTGCAATGCCTACAACTCAAGCAATAGCTTCCCAGGTGCAGCCACATGTACAACCTCATCCTCCACAACATCTGCAGGCTGTGACCCAGCATCAACATTCGCAAATGCAGTTTCTACCTCAGCAGCAACATCTTCAATCTCAGATACAGCACCAGCATCCACAAGTACAGCAGCAATCGTACCCACAACCTCAGGTATATCATCAGCCTCATCCAGTTGCACAACCTCATCCAGTTGCACAACCTCAGAATCCTCCAGTACATGCGGCAGCGGGTCATCAATCATATTCACAGCCTCAGCCAACAAATCAGATGCCACATGGTGCTCCACTTCAGCGCCCTGCACATGCATCTCACCAACAGTTAGTTGGTCCTCAGCATGCTGCACTTGTACACCCTCCGCAGGGTCAATTTCCGTTGCAGGGCCAACAGCCAGCTATGCAGGCTCCTCAAGGTGCTCAGCATGCATCACAACATCAGCAACATGTTGGGTATCATGTTCAAAGGCCACCAATGCATCCAAGCATTCCTTCCCAAGCACCGCCACAAGGGTTTCCTGCTAACACTTCCGTTCCTTCACAAACAGGTCACTTGTACCAACAAGGAATGTACTCATCTCAACAACATATGCATTCACAATCTTTCCAGCCCCATGGTCCACCATTTATACAACAGCAGCATGTTCCAACTTCGACTAGCAGGTCTATGAGTAAtgctgcaactccacaccagttcCAAGAATCTGGGAAGTCAGAAAATGCAAGTAATGCTACTGGCAATACTGAAGTAGGTGATAGTACAAATGGAGGTGGTGAATTTTCTGGCATAAAACCGGAATCTCTAGGTGATAAAAATGTGAACGGAGAGCAGAATGATTTTGCTAGTACTAGAAAAAATGTGGCACAAACTGGCATTACATTGGGCGgtgcagatggttcagacaaaggCAAAGGAAAGGATGAATTAGTTGGCCAGAATAGTAATTCACAGCCTGAAGCTTCACACGTATCCAATGACCTTGAGAAAGGAGGATCACTGCAACATGTATCACACAAAGATCTGGGAGCACTGGGGTCCTATGTGCCTCCAGGCATGGGTCGACAACGTCTGTCTGGACCTGATGCCAGGCCTCCTCACCATATGCTCACACAAGGCCAGATGAATCAAATGAGGCCACCTAGTCATAGTTTTTCTGAAAATATCCGGCCTCCAATGCAGCAACACCCGTTTGGTTTATATCAATCTGAAATGGCACCAAGGATGCTTGCGCCAAACCTTCCGCTGCCAGCACCCATCAGATCTGATGACGGCATGATTCGGCCACCCATGGGTGGTGGACCCTTGCCTGGACATCACGACACAACTATGCCTCCTTTTGCTCCAGAAAATGTTGGCCGGCCACATCCTGCTG GAATGACAAAGGGCAATGGTGTTGGCGGCGGGTCACTTGGAAATTCCAGGGCTTTCCACGAAGAAGGGTTCAATTCTTCACGGGAACATTTCAGGTCCTTGGCGCCATCATATCCTGGCAGATACAATGTCGACCCTAAAGATATTGAAGAGAATATGAAGCAATTTCCAGGGCCAACTCATCTTGACGGCGAGGGTTTTCAGAGAGGGCCTAGACCATTTGATGGTTTCGATTCATTACCTGGAAGGCCTCCATTCCCAAATAAGCCAGGCCCATATCCTACAGGCTTCCCTGAAGATTTGTCAAGGAAACCCCATTCAGTTGTTGGTCATCCTGACTTTGTGTCACCTGGTGCAGAATACGGCCTTCACAGGATTGATGGAATGCCTAGAAACCCAG GTCCATTTCTTCAAGGGATGCCAGCGGGTCCTGGAGGTCTTCGTAAAGACCAACTAGGCCCTGGCAACCTTCCAGGGAACATACATCATGATTTTGGCAATCCAGGGTTCCCTCCTACACATTTCCACCCTGGTGATACTTTTCTTCCGAGAAATCTACATGGTGCTGAACCCCTTGGACATGGTCAATTGCATGGAATTGAACCTTCTGGCCACCGGTTCCATGGTCACGTACATCCAGATGATCCAAATCTTGATGACTATCCtcgacatggttttccacaagaaTCTGTCCGTTTCAGCTCG GGTGGATTCTTCAGTAATGGAGATGTTGGTTTGTGCCGGATATGCATGTTTAACTGTGGAAGTGCAGAGGACCTgggtctacatgtgcatacaagggAGCATCAGCAGCATGCAATGGACATTGTTCTGAAAATGAAGCATGATGTTGCAAAGAGGCAGAAGAT GATTCCTGGAGGTCCCAAGTCGTTAAACAAAAAGGTAGCTGTGAAGGGCAACTTCCGTGGAAATAGGCGCTAG